A single region of the Elizabethkingia sp. JS20170427COW genome encodes:
- the ahcY gene encoding adenosylhomocysteinase, whose translation MEAKTQFVPYKVKDISLAEWGRKEIELAEAEMPGLMSLREEFGPQQPLKGARIAGCLHMTIQTAVLIETLVALGAEVTWSSCNIFSTQDHAAAAIAAAGIPVYAWKGMNEEEFDWCIEQTLFFGEERKPLNMILDDGGDLTNMVFDKYPELTKDIKGLSEETTTGVHRLYERMQNGTLVIPAINVNDSVTKSKFDNKYGCRESAVDAIRRATDVMLAGKRVVVCGYGDVGKGTAASFRGTGAIVTVTEIDPICALQAAMEGYEVKKLETVVENADIIITTTGNFGIVRGEHFEKMKDKTIVCNIGHFDNEIDMAWLNANYGDTKVEIKPQVDKYVINGKDIIILAEGRLVNLGCATGHPSFVMSNSFTNQTLAQMELWQHSDRYENKVYTLPKHLDEKVAALHLAKLGVELETLSEEQAKYIGVTVEGPFKPEYYRY comes from the coding sequence ATGGAAGCAAAAACTCAATTTGTACCGTACAAAGTTAAAGATATTTCCCTAGCTGAATGGGGAAGAAAAGAAATAGAATTGGCAGAAGCTGAAATGCCAGGTCTAATGTCCCTACGTGAAGAGTTTGGTCCTCAGCAACCTTTAAAAGGTGCTAGGATTGCAGGATGTCTTCATATGACTATTCAAACAGCTGTTCTTATCGAGACTTTGGTCGCTTTAGGTGCGGAAGTTACTTGGTCTTCTTGTAATATTTTCTCTACACAGGATCACGCTGCTGCTGCTATTGCTGCTGCTGGAATCCCTGTTTACGCATGGAAGGGGATGAACGAAGAAGAATTCGACTGGTGTATTGAGCAAACTTTATTCTTTGGTGAAGAAAGAAAACCTCTTAACATGATTTTGGATGACGGTGGAGACCTTACCAATATGGTTTTTGATAAATATCCAGAATTAACAAAAGACATCAAAGGTTTATCCGAAGAAACAACTACAGGAGTACACAGATTGTATGAAAGAATGCAAAACGGAACTTTAGTAATTCCTGCAATTAACGTAAACGACTCTGTAACGAAATCTAAATTCGATAATAAATACGGTTGTAGAGAATCTGCTGTAGATGCTATCAGAAGAGCTACCGATGTAATGTTGGCAGGAAAAAGAGTAGTGGTTTGCGGTTATGGAGACGTAGGTAAAGGTACTGCGGCATCTTTCAGAGGAACAGGTGCAATTGTTACTGTTACTGAAATCGATCCAATCTGTGCATTACAAGCGGCTATGGAAGGTTACGAAGTTAAAAAATTGGAAACCGTTGTAGAGAATGCAGATATCATTATCACTACCACAGGAAACTTTGGAATTGTAAGAGGTGAGCATTTTGAGAAAATGAAAGATAAAACTATCGTTTGTAACATTGGACACTTCGATAACGAAATCGATATGGCTTGGTTGAATGCTAACTATGGAGATACCAAAGTGGAAATTAAGCCTCAGGTAGATAAATACGTAATCAACGGTAAGGATATTATTATCTTAGCAGAAGGACGTTTGGTAAATCTTGGTTGTGCAACAGGTCACCCTTCTTTTGTAATGTCTAACTCATTTACCAATCAGACTTTAGCTCAAATGGAACTATGGCAACATTCAGATCGTTATGAAAATAAAGTATATACCTTACCAAAACACTTGGATGAAAAGGTAGCTGCTTTACACTTAGCAAAATTAGGAGTAGAGCTAGAAACTCTTTCTGAAGAGCAAGCTAAATATATTGGAGTAACCGTGGAAGGTCCTTTCAAACCGGAATATTATAGATACTAA
- a CDS encoding FUSC family membrane protein, with amino-acid sequence MTTITDLKKFMTSQYIYYGIRMTFSVVLPCIILAYFGMLKEYFAFPLGTLMAINVDQPGPFVRRRNTFILTILSFFFISLIIGFSYPYPILVVAEIIIFGMFFSLIGVYGTRLASLGSLSLVVFAILSDGHFAGGKPVETAIIIALGASWSFLLFLIMTKISPYLLIKQILGENFIELGNYLKIKSKFYLDHPNFDTLYQNLMTSQIHLKKHQENLREILFTTRRFINESTTTSRIIMLMFLKSIDLFEQIFTSQQNYKTLQEKFGQKKILLNFHKYILILSEEVLNIGIAVQSNQKAYPIYNLDRELMSCHKAYFKLRNKEMSHENFQDFMMLRQILMNFTEITKKIKTIYRASSYDPKLAKSLSSGLDYERFAPKVEKFNFKLLRLNMSLKSLHFRHAVRITTALVMGYVVSLLIFEHLGHSYWILIAILAIQKPAFSNTKERNLMRLGGTFAGAVVSFAILYYIQDSNILLAILLVSMTLCYAFIKNKYAIAVFFMTMYVFMSFNIFSPGKFQDLFKDRVLDTLIGSAISLVVSYFVLPVWERTQNKNHLAQMIKKNKEYFYVVCQMLMDKDEDKIQVFKEKRKDAIIALANLSDNFQKMISDPKAQQHLAMRRVHQFVNTTQLLTAYIASLSMYAQKRENYTEVDIENWMKKIMCNFIEMQILLEEEGVTEKDKSPFIDYKEPSDKIETLLQKRKREILEKEASFSTHPDQISKLSQLKSINELLVLINNLTEGHLKILHKLLSQENHSDTSAKIKLSNLFKFAEK; translated from the coding sequence ATGACGACAATTACCGATCTCAAGAAATTCATGACCAGCCAGTACATCTATTATGGAATAAGGATGACATTTTCGGTGGTTCTCCCATGTATTATCTTGGCTTATTTCGGGATGTTGAAGGAATATTTTGCCTTTCCTCTGGGGACGTTAATGGCTATTAACGTGGATCAACCAGGGCCGTTTGTAAGGAGGAGAAATACATTTATTTTAACGATATTGTCTTTCTTTTTTATATCGTTAATTATAGGGTTCAGTTATCCTTATCCTATTTTGGTGGTGGCCGAAATCATCATTTTCGGGATGTTCTTTTCGCTGATTGGGGTATATGGGACGAGGTTAGCCTCTTTGGGCTCTTTAAGTTTGGTAGTTTTTGCGATTTTAAGTGATGGACATTTTGCAGGTGGAAAGCCAGTAGAAACAGCTATAATTATTGCTTTAGGAGCAAGCTGGTCTTTTCTGTTGTTTTTAATTATGACTAAAATTTCACCTTATTTACTGATTAAGCAGATTTTGGGTGAAAATTTCATAGAGCTAGGGAACTATTTAAAGATTAAATCGAAATTTTATTTAGATCATCCCAACTTTGATACGCTTTATCAGAATCTGATGACGTCTCAGATTCATTTAAAAAAGCATCAAGAGAATTTAAGAGAAATCTTGTTTACAACACGTAGGTTTATTAATGAATCTACAACTACCAGTAGGATCATCATGTTGATGTTTTTGAAAAGTATCGATCTATTCGAGCAGATTTTTACTTCCCAGCAGAATTATAAAACCCTTCAAGAAAAATTTGGGCAGAAGAAAATATTGCTCAATTTTCATAAGTATATATTAATCCTTTCCGAAGAAGTTCTGAATATAGGTATTGCTGTACAATCCAATCAAAAAGCTTATCCTATTTATAATTTGGATAGAGAGTTGATGAGTTGCCATAAAGCATATTTTAAGCTTAGGAATAAGGAGATGTCTCATGAAAATTTCCAAGACTTTATGATGCTTCGTCAGATACTGATGAACTTTACGGAAATTACCAAAAAAATAAAAACTATCTATCGCGCTTCTAGTTACGATCCTAAGTTGGCAAAAAGTCTCTCCTCGGGGTTGGATTATGAGCGTTTTGCTCCTAAAGTAGAGAAGTTTAATTTTAAATTGCTAAGGCTAAACATGTCGCTAAAGTCCTTACACTTTCGGCATGCTGTAAGGATTACCACAGCTTTGGTAATGGGATATGTTGTTTCTTTATTAATTTTTGAGCATCTAGGGCACTCTTATTGGATCCTTATCGCGATATTGGCTATTCAAAAACCAGCTTTTAGCAACACCAAAGAGCGAAATCTAATGCGTTTGGGAGGTACTTTTGCAGGAGCGGTAGTTAGTTTTGCTATTTTATATTACATACAAGATAGCAATATACTGTTGGCAATACTATTGGTGAGTATGACGCTTTGTTATGCTTTCATAAAAAATAAATATGCAATTGCTGTATTTTTTATGACCATGTATGTTTTTATGTCTTTTAATATATTTTCCCCAGGAAAATTCCAAGATTTATTTAAAGACAGAGTATTGGATACGTTGATAGGGTCGGCAATAAGCCTTGTGGTTTCTTACTTTGTACTTCCTGTATGGGAAAGGACTCAGAATAAAAATCATTTGGCACAGATGATTAAAAAGAATAAAGAATATTTCTATGTTGTTTGCCAAATGCTGATGGATAAAGACGAGGATAAAATTCAGGTTTTTAAAGAGAAAAGAAAGGATGCTATTATTGCATTGGCCAACTTGTCGGATAATTTCCAAAAAATGATTTCAGACCCTAAAGCACAACAACATTTGGCGATGAGAAGAGTACACCAATTTGTAAATACCACTCAGCTGCTCACGGCTTATATCGCCTCTCTTTCGATGTATGCCCAAAAAAGAGAAAATTATACAGAGGTGGATATCGAAAATTGGATGAAGAAAATTATGTGCAATTTTATCGAAATGCAAATTTTGCTGGAGGAAGAAGGGGTTACAGAAAAAGATAAATCTCCATTCATAGATTATAAAGAGCCTTCGGATAAAATAGAAACCTTGCTACAAAAACGTAAAAGGGAGATTTTGGAAAAAGAAGCTTCTTTTAGTACCCATCCCGATCAGATTAGTAAGCTAAGCCAATTGAAAAGTATTAATGAGCTTTTGGTGTTGATAAATAACCTTACCGAAGGACATCTTAAAATTCTTCATAAATTATTGTCCCAGGAGAATCACTCGGATACTTCTGCGAAAATAAAATTGTCGAATCTTTTTAAATTCGCTGAAAAATAA
- a CDS encoding ATP-dependent Clp protease adaptor ClpS — protein MNINTNHKDKPFHEQEEEVLVMDRTEEDNRLVLHNDDVNTFDFVIDSLIEICNHTPEQAEQCTLLVHFKGKCTVKTGSLELLKPMHQKLLSRGLSSEIK, from the coding sequence ATGAACATTAATACAAACCACAAAGACAAACCTTTCCATGAACAGGAAGAAGAAGTCTTGGTAATGGATAGGACAGAAGAAGACAATCGATTAGTATTGCATAATGATGATGTAAATACTTTTGATTTTGTAATTGATAGCCTGATAGAGATTTGCAATCATACTCCAGAACAAGCCGAACAATGCACATTACTAGTGCACTTTAAAGGTAAATGTACGGTGAAGACAGGCAGTTTAGAGCTGCTGAAACCTATGCATCAAAAATTACTCTCCAGAGGTCTTTCCTCAGAGATTAAATAA
- a CDS encoding phosphatase PAP2 family protein, with amino-acid sequence MKKVLFLIFPFSWGVAQTNPSIMLADTLSTSSFEQPVKKTFFQKEGVRMAIAPTVLFAASAATWGERKHIREIRNRYIPNFKVGYDDYMQYAPAVAVYGLKLSGVKGRNNIGRATLSYAASAAIMALIVNGIKYTAKVERPDGSQNNSFPSGHTANAFNNASFLHKEYGVVNPLYSIGGYSVATFTGLGRNLNNRHWISDVLAGAGIGILSTELGYFFIDKIYKNKGDNLGLFSKFEGNENPSFLALKFGSALSTTNFLKESELDDKKESGFEAGLEGAYFFTKKWGVGANFSFTSFPVSTQRLDFDDPSLGGLDINTQALGFINMGIGPYFAHDFSDKWQMMLKTIAGYSSPAGGKVLVQSSLIDLPNNELEVAHYKPSKSFRWTNGASLTYKLNSELGITAFADYHMSNSKIHYTFSDDIKNDDELNTSFNDDSVKEKINYFSLGLKLTAYF; translated from the coding sequence ATGAAAAAGGTGTTGTTTTTAATTTTTCCTTTCAGTTGGGGAGTAGCGCAGACTAATCCTTCAATAATGTTAGCTGATACGCTTTCAACTAGTTCGTTTGAGCAGCCTGTAAAGAAAACTTTCTTCCAAAAAGAAGGAGTACGTATGGCTATAGCTCCCACTGTTTTATTTGCGGCTTCAGCAGCAACATGGGGGGAGCGTAAGCATATTCGGGAAATCAGAAACCGATATATTCCTAATTTTAAAGTAGGATATGACGATTATATGCAATATGCTCCAGCTGTAGCAGTATATGGCCTGAAATTATCGGGAGTAAAAGGTAGAAATAATATAGGAAGAGCAACCCTATCTTACGCAGCGAGTGCGGCAATTATGGCTCTTATTGTAAATGGTATTAAATATACAGCCAAGGTAGAAAGGCCAGATGGTTCACAAAATAATTCATTTCCTTCAGGGCATACAGCTAATGCTTTTAATAACGCCTCTTTTCTACACAAAGAGTATGGGGTGGTTAATCCACTTTATAGTATTGGAGGATATAGTGTAGCAACATTTACGGGGTTAGGGCGAAATTTAAACAATAGACATTGGATTTCAGATGTATTAGCAGGAGCGGGTATAGGAATATTGTCAACCGAATTGGGTTATTTCTTTATCGATAAAATTTATAAAAACAAGGGGGATAATTTAGGTTTGTTTTCTAAATTCGAAGGAAATGAGAACCCTTCATTTTTAGCTTTGAAATTTGGATCTGCTTTATCTACTACTAACTTTTTGAAGGAATCCGAATTGGATGATAAAAAGGAATCAGGATTTGAAGCTGGTTTAGAAGGAGCTTACTTTTTTACAAAGAAATGGGGCGTAGGAGCTAATTTTAGTTTTACAAGTTTCCCTGTGAGTACACAAAGATTAGATTTTGATGATCCTTCTTTAGGAGGCTTAGATATCAACACCCAAGCATTAGGGTTTATTAATATGGGAATAGGACCTTATTTTGCACACGATTTTTCGGATAAATGGCAGATGATGTTAAAAACCATAGCAGGTTATTCATCTCCAGCAGGAGGAAAAGTGTTGGTGCAGAGTAGTTTGATAGATTTGCCTAATAACGAATTGGAAGTTGCCCATTACAAGCCTTCAAAAAGTTTCAGATGGACCAATGGTGCATCGCTAACCTATAAGTTAAATTCAGAATTAGGGATTACAGCTTTTGCGGACTATCATATGTCTAATTCTAAGATTCATTATACCTTTAGCGATGATATTAAAAATGATGACGAGCTCAACACTAGTTTTAATGATGATTCTGTAAAAGAAAAGATAAACTATTTTTCTTTAGGGCTTAAACTAACAGCATATTTTTAA
- a CDS encoding multidrug effflux MFS transporter, protein MKNQNKSFIWLIIFLVGFPQISETIYTPSLSFLASALAVSNNEIQKTLSIYFSGFAIGVFLWGILSDIIGRKSSMISGIILYIIGSILCYQSYSFDFLILARFIQALGASVGSCVNQTILRDVYTDKEQIGVFSTISAVLAFSPAIEPLLGSIVASIWDVYAVFIVLITMGFCAFFWSIFSLKETLILHEKPKYNYKQIVKNIGLDKSFWIYGGLIGVVNGVIFSYYGEAPFIFIDYFKFTIVEYGCIGFAIAIANFLGARYCKKLNGKKSHQRILFTGNCIFFFGTIVLLLAAIFLKPHSVILISTFLAAIFIIFFGLACMLPICLSNALINHKANLGISGAFLGLYYYAIVGGVTFLMSFFHTLSLFVLPLFLLFWFTINSVLILMNRK, encoded by the coding sequence ATGAAAAATCAAAATAAGTCATTTATTTGGCTCATTATCTTTTTAGTTGGGTTTCCTCAGATTAGCGAAACCATTTACACACCTTCACTTTCTTTTTTAGCGTCCGCACTTGCGGTAAGCAATAACGAAATCCAGAAAACGTTGAGTATTTATTTCTCTGGATTTGCAATTGGAGTATTTCTGTGGGGAATTCTTTCCGATATTATCGGACGTAAATCTTCAATGATTTCAGGAATTATTTTATACATCATCGGATCTATTCTCTGCTATCAATCATACAGCTTTGATTTTTTGATCTTAGCAAGATTTATTCAAGCTCTTGGTGCATCAGTAGGATCCTGTGTAAACCAAACCATTTTGCGTGATGTTTATACAGACAAAGAACAGATTGGTGTTTTTAGTACTATCTCTGCTGTACTAGCTTTTTCACCAGCAATTGAGCCTTTATTAGGAAGTATTGTTGCATCGATTTGGGATGTCTATGCTGTGTTTATAGTATTGATTACGATGGGTTTTTGTGCTTTCTTTTGGTCTATTTTTAGTCTGAAAGAGACTTTAATTCTCCATGAAAAACCAAAATATAATTACAAGCAAATAGTCAAAAATATTGGTTTAGATAAATCATTTTGGATTTATGGTGGACTAATTGGAGTGGTAAATGGTGTTATTTTTAGTTATTACGGCGAAGCACCTTTTATTTTTATAGATTATTTTAAATTTACTATTGTTGAATATGGTTGTATTGGATTTGCCATAGCCATAGCAAATTTTTTAGGTGCACGATATTGTAAAAAACTAAATGGCAAAAAATCTCATCAAAGAATTCTCTTTACTGGAAACTGTATATTTTTCTTTGGAACAATAGTCCTTTTATTGGCAGCTATCTTTTTAAAACCTCATTCTGTGATTTTGATTTCTACCTTTTTGGCAGCTATTTTCATTATCTTTTTTGGCTTGGCCTGTATGCTACCCATTTGTTTGAGCAATGCACTGATCAATCATAAAGCAAATTTGGGAATTTCAGGTGCTTTTTTGGGGTTGTATTACTATGCCATTGTAGGTGGAGTCACTTTTCTAATGAGTTTTTTTCATACTTTATCATTATTCGTTCTTCCTTTATTTTTGCTGTTTTGGTTTACAATCAACTCTGTTTTAATATTAATGAATCGAAAATAA
- a CDS encoding 4'-phosphopantetheinyl transferase superfamily protein has product MPLYQDFSNNKAKIWIWKYDENDLLNPHELLHDEEFLKWEKYHPKKQSEMLMVRKMLKDYLPHCMIKYFDNGEPYLENSSFEISITHSFPFAALAIGRKKIGIDLEKVKDKIIKIENKFILHEFQFIPEGKSREEYLTAIWCVKEALYKIHSSKFWSLKKNYEVLPFDINSGEMIKCRVYNDEFSDYFSANLKRFDNFIFAEVSE; this is encoded by the coding sequence ATGCCTTTATATCAAGATTTTTCAAATAATAAAGCCAAAATCTGGATTTGGAAATATGATGAAAACGACCTACTAAACCCTCATGAACTGCTTCATGATGAAGAGTTTTTGAAATGGGAGAAATACCATCCTAAAAAACAATCGGAAATGTTGATGGTTAGGAAAATGCTTAAAGATTACCTCCCTCATTGTATGATTAAGTATTTCGATAATGGTGAACCGTACTTGGAAAATTCTTCTTTTGAAATTTCCATTACCCATTCTTTTCCCTTTGCTGCTCTTGCTATTGGTCGTAAAAAAATAGGCATCGACCTTGAGAAAGTAAAGGATAAAATCATCAAAATTGAAAACAAATTCATCTTACATGAATTTCAATTTATCCCCGAAGGCAAATCTCGTGAAGAATACCTCACCGCTATTTGGTGTGTAAAGGAAGCTTTGTATAAAATACATTCTTCAAAATTTTGGTCTTTAAAGAAAAATTACGAGGTACTCCCCTTCGATATCAATAGTGGAGAAATGATAAAATGTAGGGTATATAATGATGAGTTTTCAGATTATTTTTCAGCGAATTTAAAAAGATTCGACAATTTTATTTTCGCAGAAGTATCCGAGTGA
- the asnS gene encoding asparagine--tRNA ligase — MNKMTISELLVDYKKFLHHDITIQGWVRAFRSNRFVALNDGSTINNLQIVVDFENFDENIIKNINTASSLKIEGEVVESQGSGQTIEIIAKKICILGDNFTEELQSTILQPKKHSLEKLREQAHLRFRTNLFGAVFRVRHAISFAIHSFFNDRQFFYINTPLITGADAEGAGEMFGVSNFDFNNIPRDENGEVDYSQDFFGRKTNLTVSGQLEGETAAMGLGRIYTFGPTFRAENSNTTRHLAEFWMIEPEVAFNNLEDNIDLAEDFLKYVIQYVLDHCKDDLQFLDKRFAEDQKQKPEKERAKEGLIEKLENVVAKRFKRVSYTEAIEILLNSKENKKRKFVYPIEGWGADLQSEHERYLVEKHFESPVVLFDYPKDIKAFYMRMNEDNKTVAAMDVLFPGIGEIIGGSQREERIDVLRQKMQEMHVDEKELWWYMDTRKFGSVPHAGFGLGLERLVLFITGMTNIRDVIPFPRYPKNAEF; from the coding sequence ATGAATAAAATGACCATTAGCGAACTTTTAGTAGATTATAAAAAGTTTTTGCATCATGATATTACCATCCAAGGATGGGTACGTGCATTCCGTTCTAATAGATTTGTAGCCCTAAATGATGGATCAACCATCAATAATTTACAAATTGTTGTAGATTTTGAAAATTTCGACGAAAATATTATTAAAAATATCAATACCGCTTCTTCACTTAAGATAGAAGGAGAAGTAGTGGAAAGCCAAGGTAGCGGACAAACTATAGAGATTATTGCTAAAAAAATCTGCATCTTAGGAGATAATTTTACCGAAGAGTTGCAAAGCACTATTCTTCAGCCTAAAAAACATAGCTTGGAGAAACTTCGTGAGCAAGCGCATTTAAGATTCAGGACCAACCTTTTTGGAGCGGTATTCAGAGTTCGTCATGCCATTAGCTTTGCTATTCATTCTTTCTTTAACGACAGACAGTTTTTCTACATTAATACTCCATTAATTACCGGAGCAGATGCGGAAGGAGCTGGTGAAATGTTTGGAGTTTCTAACTTCGATTTTAATAATATCCCAAGAGATGAAAATGGAGAGGTAGACTATTCCCAAGACTTCTTTGGTAGAAAAACCAACCTTACCGTTTCAGGACAGCTAGAAGGAGAAACTGCTGCAATGGGATTGGGTAGGATTTATACTTTCGGACCTACTTTCCGTGCTGAAAATTCTAACACTACTCGTCACTTGGCTGAGTTCTGGATGATAGAACCTGAAGTAGCGTTTAATAATCTTGAGGACAATATCGATTTAGCTGAAGATTTCTTGAAATATGTTATCCAATATGTTTTGGATCATTGTAAAGATGATTTACAGTTTTTAGATAAACGTTTTGCAGAAGATCAAAAACAAAAACCAGAAAAAGAAAGAGCTAAAGAAGGCCTTATCGAGAAGCTGGAAAATGTTGTTGCAAAAAGATTCAAAAGAGTTAGCTATACAGAGGCAATAGAGATTTTATTAAACTCTAAAGAAAATAAAAAAAGAAAATTTGTGTACCCTATTGAGGGATGGGGAGCTGATTTACAGTCCGAGCATGAAAGATATTTGGTAGAAAAACATTTTGAATCTCCAGTAGTTCTGTTCGACTATCCTAAAGATATTAAAGCTTTCTATATGAGAATGAATGAAGATAACAAAACTGTTGCCGCTATGGACGTATTGTTCCCAGGTATTGGTGAAATTATCGGAGGATCTCAAAGAGAAGAAAGAATTGATGTGTTGAGACAAAAAATGCAAGAAATGCATGTAGATGAAAAAGAACTATGGTGGTATATGGATACCCGAAAATTTGGTTCGGTTCCTCATGCAGGTTTTGGATTAGGATTAGAGAGATTAGTACTATTCATTACCGGAATGACCAATATTAGGGATGTAATTCCTTTCCCAAGATATCCTAAAAATGCTGAATTTTAA
- the rpoN gene encoding RNA polymerase factor sigma-54 has product MLKQNLQIKLGQKMAPQQIQLMKLIQLHTLEFEEELERELEENPALEKVTEDNAEEDYNSDDLYDDEGTESIETDFDVDEYLFDDEPSYKTASSNYSSDDEEFDNQSLLTEGQSLYEYLIEQIRMIQMSEDDLKIAEYIIGNLDNDGYLRRDVKSIVNDLAFSVGVYTTQEQVEEILLNYVQKLDPPGVAARDLQECLLLQIEKKVSSDKAVTLAYHILKDQFEALSNKHYQKILNKYDIEEEDLKDALDVISKLSPKVGGNFDTQTITINQEIIPDFQISVKNNKVTAALNSKNAPSLRVSEEYRDILTTYSHDKNSAEHKQAALFIKQKLDAAKWYIDAINQRQNTLLQTINAIIKLQHEYFITGDDKSIKPMILKDIADITGFDISTISRVVKSKYADTPNGIVYLKDLFSDSLVNDEGEEVSTKEIKTHLQDIIDKENKRKPYTDDALVGMLKEKGFNIARRTIAKYREQLNIPVARLRKEL; this is encoded by the coding sequence ATGTTGAAGCAAAATTTACAGATTAAACTAGGCCAAAAAATGGCTCCTCAGCAAATTCAATTGATGAAACTTATACAGCTCCATACTCTAGAGTTTGAAGAAGAGTTAGAAAGAGAGTTGGAAGAGAACCCTGCCTTGGAAAAAGTTACCGAAGATAATGCAGAAGAGGATTACAATAGTGATGATTTGTATGACGATGAAGGTACCGAATCTATAGAAACCGACTTTGATGTAGACGAATACCTTTTTGATGATGAACCATCCTATAAAACAGCTTCTAGTAATTATTCGTCAGATGATGAAGAGTTTGATAACCAATCCCTGCTTACAGAAGGGCAGTCTTTATATGAGTATCTTATTGAGCAAATCCGAATGATACAAATGTCTGAAGACGACCTTAAAATTGCAGAGTATATTATAGGTAATTTGGATAATGATGGGTACCTGAGGAGAGATGTGAAATCTATTGTAAATGATTTAGCCTTTTCTGTAGGTGTCTATACAACCCAAGAGCAGGTGGAAGAAATTCTTTTAAATTACGTTCAAAAGCTAGATCCACCAGGAGTAGCAGCACGAGATTTACAAGAGTGTTTATTGCTTCAGATAGAAAAGAAAGTAAGCTCAGATAAAGCGGTAACACTTGCTTATCATATTTTGAAAGACCAGTTTGAAGCCCTTAGCAATAAGCATTATCAAAAAATTCTCAATAAATACGATATTGAAGAAGAAGACCTTAAAGATGCCTTAGACGTGATCTCTAAATTGTCGCCTAAAGTAGGGGGAAACTTTGATACTCAAACGATTACCATTAATCAAGAGATTATTCCAGATTTTCAGATTTCAGTAAAGAACAATAAGGTTACCGCGGCTCTTAACAGTAAAAACGCACCCTCCCTAAGGGTTTCAGAAGAGTATAGAGATATTTTAACCACCTATTCTCACGATAAGAACTCTGCAGAACATAAGCAAGCAGCATTATTTATTAAGCAAAAACTAGATGCTGCAAAATGGTATATAGATGCAATCAACCAAAGACAAAATACGCTGTTGCAGACGATTAATGCGATTATCAAACTACAGCATGAATATTTTATTACTGGAGATGATAAAAGCATAAAGCCGATGATTCTAAAAGATATTGCGGATATTACAGGTTTTGATATCTCAACCATCTCTAGGGTTGTGAAAAGTAAATATGCAGACACTCCTAATGGAATTGTATATCTTAAAGATTTGTTCTCAGATAGTTTAGTAAACGATGAAGGAGAGGAAGTTTCCACTAAGGAAATAAAAACCCATCTTCAAGATATTATCGATAAAGAGAATAAAAGAAAGCCTTATACCGATGATGCTCTAGTAGGGATGTTAAAGGAAAAAGGCTTTAATATTGCCCGAAGAACTATTGCTAAATATAGAGAGCAACTGAATATACCAGTGGCTCGATTGAGAAAGGAATTGTAA